Genomic window (Thermotoga sp. SG1):
CTTCGTCCCGTTTATGTATATTTCCCCTTCGTCAGGTCTCAAAAGACCGTAGAGTTGTTTCATCAGCGTGGTCTTTCCCGCACCGTTTTCACCCACGATGGCGTGTATCTCTCCCTTTTCCACGAAGAGATCAACGTGGTCGTTCGCCAAAACTCCGGGAAATCTTTTGACGATACCTTTCATCACAACCGCGTATTCCACCGAATCACCCCTGGGAAACGGAGGGGGAACACCCCCTCCTCAGAACGGGAATTCTATCTTCGGTACCTCGAACGCGTCGAGTTCCTCCTGTGTTTCAGGAACCTTGAGCGTACCTTCTTTCATAAGTTTTTCGAGGTACAGAAGCTCCGCTATGACTCTGTTTGGAACGATCCCTTTCGTGTACTTCATCGGGCTTATTCCAACCGCATCCTCAGAGATTCCAAGGACCTTGTGCCCACCTTCGAACGTTCCTTCGTATGCCCAGACAACACCGTAGTAAGCAGCAACATCGACCCTCTTCATCGCACTTGCAAGAACGGCACCGGGGGCCACGTAATCCTGATCCATATCAACACCTATGGCAAAGAAGCCTTTTTTGTTCTCCATGTAGTAATCTATCAGATCGACAAGATCGCTGGATCCTGCAAGAGCAGAGAATTTCTCTCTAGCAGCTTCTATAACACCGTTCCCACAAGCACCGGAGGCATGAAACACGATGTCGGCACCCTCTGCGAACTGTGACATGGCGAGGTCCTTACCCTTCTTGGGATCTTCGAAGTCCTGTGTGTAACCTCTCAGTATCTTCAAGTTTTTCCTGTGGAGGACAGAGTATGTCTTTATTCCTGCTTCGTACCCGTACCTGAACCTTTCCACAGGTGGGATGGGGATGCCTCCAACGAAACCAACTGTTCCCGTCTGTGTCATTGCGGCTGCAACGTAT
Coding sequences:
- a CDS encoding BMP family protein, with the protein product MRKVFMVAFLVFAIALFGFKVVMVTDVGGLGDKSFNDGTWAGIKKAADELGIEAKVIQSYEQSDYVPNLSKAAEEADLVFAVGFMMTDALFKVAKQYPDTYFVGIDITPPEGQVLPNVITFTFKEQEAAFLVGYVAAAMTQTGTVGFVGGIPIPPVERFRYGYEAGIKTYSVLHRKNLKILRGYTQDFEDPKKGKDLAMSQFAEGADIVFHASGACGNGVIEAAREKFSALAGSSDLVDLIDYYMENKKGFFAIGVDMDQDYVAPGAVLASAMKRVDVAAYYGVVWAYEGTFEGGHKVLGISEDAVGISPMKYTKGIVPNRVIAELLYLEKLMKEGTLKVPETQEELDAFEVPKIEFPF